GAAACGGATATCCTGGAGTTCGTTTCTTACAACTTAAGGAAGGAAGGTTATGAAGTCAGCACCGCCACCAACGGGAAAGCTGCGATAGAGGAAGCAAAAAAAACGAATCCTCATCTGATCATCCTGGACATCATGATGCCCGAAATGGATGGCATAGAAACTTGCGAGAAAATCCGGAGCAGCAACCTGGGGGCTCAGCCGCTGATCGCTTTTCTAACGGCCAGAGGGGAAAGCTATTCACAGGTTGTCGGCTTTGAAGCCGGAGCCGATGATTACATCATTAAACCCATTAATCCTAAAGTTTTAAAAAGCAGAATTAAAGCCCTGCTGAAAAGATACTCGAGCGAGGTCAGTTTCTCCCCCGTAAGCGAAAAAGAAATCTCAGACGACCTCATCATTGACAAAGAACGTTTTGTGGTCATCAAAAAAGGAGAAGAATTACTGCTTACGAAAAAAGAATTTGACCTTTTATCGCTGTTGGCCTCCCATCCTGAAAAAGTATTCAAACGTGAAGAAATATTCCAACGGATTTGGGGCGATGACATTATCGTAAGCGACAGGAATATTGACGTACATGTCCGCAGGTTAAGGGAAAAAATCGGAGAAGAACATATCTTAACCCTCAAAGGGGTAGGCTATAAATATATTGAATAGCTAATTTCGTAAACAACAGTATTCTCCTCACCTTCAAAAATCTCATTACTTCAACTTCCCCATTGACAGCATCCCCGGATGATGGAGTAATTCATTATTTTCATGCTCCTTTGCATACATGCCCTGGTACAATAATCCAACTTGCTTTTAAGCAAATCTTTTCGTAATTTTATATGATAATATCAGCAATATAAACCGGCAATTAAAAAGCAAAATCAAATAAAATCCAATTACTTTCCACAATCCGTTTTCTCAATTTTTTAGATCATCACTCAAGAAATAATACCATCTTAATCTTTTTAAAATCTAAAATATCAATAAAATGAAAACCGAAAAGAAAAAGAGGAATAAAAGTCCCTCCTCACGGCCACGAAAAAAGGACGAAGTGCCGGATTATCCAAGCTATCCTCCTGACGACGACATCTACAGTAAGAATAAAAAAGAAGACATAGAACAGGACTTCGAAATGGATGAATATTATGAGAAACTCAGCAACCTGACGGAAAATGAACCGGAGGAATTCAGCAATGCCGAATGGCCAGGCCCGGAATTTGATTACGAAATGGAAAATTATGACAATGAAGAGGAAGAAAATGGTTATTACGGCCTGACTGAAGAAGATTTTAATGATTATAATGAGAATGAGTGGACTTAATCGTCCTTTTTAGCTGAAAGACATAGCACCTTCAACAGGAATGGCAGGATTTAATGAACAAAAGTAAAAGACCGGATGTTAATAATTATTATGAACTGAGATTTAGTCACCAATTAACGATAGGAACAAAAAAATGGCAAAGGTGCTGTATATAAAAGCAAATGCAAGACCAGAAGGTATTTCAAGAACTTACCGGATTTCCGAAAGCTTCATAAAGACATACCAGGAAACTCATCCGGCAGATGAAATCATCACCCTTGATTTATACAAAGAAGGGGTTGATTTTTTGCCATCCGGTGACCTCTCTGATTTGCACAGGCCCAAAGCAGGAGAAGGCAGGAATCATCCCATCTTAAAATATGCTTTTCAGTTTGTAGAAGCCGACAAATATGTAATTGCCGAACCTTTGTGGAACTTAAGCATACCTGCAATACTAAAAGCCTACATCGATTACATAACCGTCACGGGC
The genomic region above belongs to Bacteroidota bacterium and contains:
- a CDS encoding response regulator transcription factor, which gives rise to ETDILEFVSYNLRKEGYEVSTATNGKAAIEEAKKTNPHLIILDIMMPEMDGIETCEKIRSSNLGAQPLIAFLTARGESYSQVVGFEAGADDYIIKPINPKVLKSRIKALLKRYSSEVSFSPVSEKEISDDLIIDKERFVVIKKGEELLLTKKEFDLLSLLASHPEKVFKREEIFQRIWGDDIIVSDRNIDVHVRRLREKIGEEHILTLKGVGYKYIE
- a CDS encoding FMN-dependent NADH-azoreductase produces the protein MAKVLYIKANARPEGISRTYRISESFIKTYQETHPADEIITLDLYKEGVDFLPSGDLSDLHRPKAGEGRNHPILKYAFQFVEADKYVIAEPLWNLSIPAILKAYIDYITVTGITFKYTPKGPVGLCQGKKAVNITSRGGAYLEGPGSAFEMGDRYLRTLFAFFGIREFTTIAAEELDVIGADIEAIVGKAIKEAQELARIF